From a region of the Rouxiella sp. S1S-2 genome:
- the hisP gene encoding histidine ABC transporter ATP-binding protein HisP, whose translation MPENKLAVIDLHKRYGEHEVLKGVSMSANAGDVISIIGSSGSGKSTFLRCINFLEKPSEGSISVNNQDIRMVRDTDGQLKVFDKKQLQLLRTKLTMVFQHFNLWSHMTVLENVMEAPIQVLGLSKAEAKERAVRYLEKVGIDERARSKYPVNLSGGQQQRVSIARALAMEPEVLLFDEPTSALDPELVGEVLRIMQKLAEEGKTMVVVTHEMEFARHVSNHVIFLHQGVIEEQGNPVDVFGSPKSTRLQQFLSGALK comes from the coding sequence ATGCCAGAAAATAAATTAGCCGTAATAGACTTGCATAAACGTTATGGCGAACACGAGGTGTTGAAAGGCGTGTCGATGTCGGCGAATGCAGGTGACGTTATCAGTATTATTGGATCTTCCGGATCGGGGAAAAGTACCTTTTTGCGCTGCATCAACTTCCTCGAAAAGCCGAGTGAGGGTTCTATTAGCGTAAACAATCAAGATATTCGCATGGTGCGTGACACCGATGGGCAGCTGAAAGTGTTTGATAAAAAACAGCTTCAGCTGCTGCGTACTAAGCTAACTATGGTTTTTCAGCACTTCAACCTGTGGAGCCACATGACCGTTCTGGAGAACGTTATGGAGGCGCCGATTCAGGTGTTAGGCCTTAGCAAAGCGGAAGCCAAAGAGCGCGCCGTTCGCTATCTCGAGAAGGTGGGTATTGACGAGCGTGCACGCAGTAAATATCCGGTAAACCTTTCCGGTGGTCAGCAGCAGCGTGTGTCAATTGCGCGCGCACTGGCAATGGAGCCCGAGGTGCTGCTGTTTGATGAACCGACCTCAGCCTTGGACCCTGAGCTGGTCGGCGAAGTATTGCGCATCATGCAAAAGCTGGCCGAGGAGGGAAAAACCATGGTCGTCGTGACCCACGAGATGGAATTCGCTCGTCACGTTTCTAATCACGTGATTTTTCTGCATCAGGGCGTGATTGAAGAGCAGGGTAATCCAGTTGACGTATTTGGTAGCCCGAAGAGTACGCGTTTGCAGCAATTCCTCTCAGGTGCCTTAAAATAA
- a CDS encoding SDR family oxidoreductase, whose translation MNHSVPSMNTSLTGKVAAITGAASGIGLACAKMLLSAGAKVVLVDREGEKLEKIVAELGENAFALQIDLMKSEEVDNILSGILELTGRLDIFHANAGAYIGGPVEEGDPDVWDRVLHLNINAAFRSVRAVLPHMISQKSGDIIFTSSIAGVVPVIWEPIYTASKFAVQAFVHSTRRQVAKHGVRVGAVLPGPVVTALLDDWPQAKMDEALANGSLMQPVEVAESVLFMVTRAKNVTVRDLVILPNSVDL comes from the coding sequence ATGAACCACTCTGTCCCCTCCATGAATACATCTCTTACGGGCAAAGTCGCTGCTATCACTGGCGCGGCGTCAGGGATCGGTCTCGCGTGTGCAAAAATGTTGTTAAGTGCAGGTGCAAAAGTTGTTCTGGTTGACCGGGAAGGCGAAAAGTTAGAGAAAATCGTCGCGGAGCTCGGCGAAAACGCGTTTGCATTACAGATAGATTTGATGAAATCGGAAGAGGTCGACAATATTCTCTCCGGTATTCTCGAACTGACTGGCCGTCTGGATATTTTTCACGCCAATGCAGGCGCGTATATTGGTGGCCCCGTTGAGGAAGGAGATCCCGACGTCTGGGATCGTGTGCTTCACCTGAATATCAATGCTGCATTCCGCAGTGTCCGTGCAGTTCTGCCGCACATGATCTCTCAAAAATCGGGTGACATTATTTTTACCAGCTCCATTGCGGGGGTGGTGCCTGTTATTTGGGAACCTATCTACACTGCGTCGAAATTCGCCGTTCAGGCCTTTGTTCATTCCACCCGTCGTCAAGTCGCAAAACACGGCGTCCGCGTCGGAGCTGTCCTGCCGGGGCCGGTCGTTACTGCGCTGCTCGACGACTGGCCACAGGCCAAAATGGATGAAGCGCTGGCTAACGGCAGTCTGATGCAGCCTGTAGAGGTGGCTGAGTCCGTCCTGTTCATGGTGACCCGCGCTAAGAACGTCACCGTTCGCGATTTGGTTATCCTTCCTAACAGCGTCGATCTCTGA
- the pepT gene encoding peptidase T, giving the protein MSTQIAKQLTERFFRYLSVTSQSDAKAIVLPSTPGQQELANLLAAELHTLGLENIQIDQHATVTAVKPGTKQGGPRIGFITHIDTVDVGLSPDIYPQTLVFNGDDVCLNAEKDIWLRTEEHPEILPYKGEEIIFSDGTSVLGADNKSAVTVVMTLLENLTAQDQYGDIVVAFVPDEEIGLRGAKALDLKRFDVDFAYTIDCCELGEVVYENFNAASAEITLTGVTAHPMSAIGVLVNPILMAHDFISHFDRQETPEKTQGREGYVWFNDISANQQAATLKASIRDFDSASFAARKVKIEDVAKIIADKYPTAKVSVEISDTYSNISSAMGDDRRAIDLIFAALDEIQVEPKVTPMRGGTDGAALSAKGLLTPNYFTGAHNFHSKFEFLPVSSFVKSYELTKALCLLAAKG; this is encoded by the coding sequence ATGTCGACTCAAATTGCCAAGCAGCTCACTGAACGTTTCTTCCGCTACCTGTCTGTTACCAGCCAAAGCGATGCCAAAGCTATCGTCCTGCCGAGCACCCCGGGGCAGCAAGAGCTCGCCAATTTACTGGCCGCAGAACTCCACACTCTGGGCTTGGAAAACATTCAGATTGACCAGCATGCTACCGTTACAGCGGTAAAACCAGGCACCAAACAAGGTGGTCCGCGAATTGGTTTTATCACCCATATCGATACGGTCGACGTCGGACTGAGTCCAGACATTTATCCTCAGACGCTGGTTTTTAACGGCGATGACGTGTGCCTGAATGCAGAAAAAGATATTTGGCTGCGCACTGAAGAGCACCCAGAAATTTTGCCTTACAAAGGCGAAGAGATCATTTTCAGCGACGGAACCAGCGTGCTGGGCGCGGATAATAAGTCTGCAGTTACCGTGGTGATGACGCTGCTCGAAAATCTGACGGCGCAGGATCAGTACGGCGATATCGTCGTCGCTTTTGTGCCAGACGAAGAGATAGGGCTACGCGGTGCAAAAGCACTCGACCTAAAACGCTTTGACGTTGATTTCGCCTACACCATTGACTGCTGTGAATTGGGTGAAGTGGTTTATGAGAACTTTAACGCCGCGTCGGCCGAAATCACCTTAACCGGCGTGACCGCGCATCCAATGTCGGCCATCGGCGTGCTGGTGAACCCGATACTTATGGCGCATGACTTTATCAGTCACTTCGATCGTCAGGAAACGCCAGAGAAAACGCAGGGGCGTGAGGGGTACGTCTGGTTTAATGACATCAGTGCCAACCAGCAGGCTGCCACCTTAAAAGCCTCGATTCGTGACTTCGACAGCGCCAGCTTTGCCGCGCGCAAAGTCAAAATTGAAGACGTCGCAAAAATTATTGCCGACAAATATCCAACGGCAAAAGTCTCGGTAGAGATAAGCGATACCTACAGCAACATCAGCAGTGCGATGGGTGATGACAGGCGGGCAATCGACCTTATTTTTGCCGCTCTGGATGAAATTCAAGTTGAGCCAAAAGTGACGCCAATGCGTGGCGGCACAGACGGCGCGGCGCTTTCAGCCAAAGGCCTGCTGACGCCAAACTACTTCACCGGCGCGCACAATTTCCATTCAAAATTCGAATTTCTGCCGGTTAGCTCCTTCGTAAAGTCTTATGAATTGACTAAAGCCCTTTGCCTGCTTGCGGCAAAAGGCTAG
- a CDS encoding TIGR01777 family oxidoreductase — MKIFLTGASGLIGRRLTETLVSQSHQVTALTRAPERTAKILGPQVQLWDSLEGKTSLDGFDAVINLAGEPIADKRWTKEQKQKLCDSRWQLTEKLARLINAGERPPAVFISGSAVGYYGDQGQAVVAEDEPPNKQFTWQLCARWEALALAAESDKTRVCLLRTGVVLAPKGGALAKMTLPFRAGLGGPFGDGQQYMPWIHIDDMVNGIIFLLGHETLNGPFNMVAPYPTRNEQFSALLGEVLHRPSFMRVPASVVRLLMGESAVLVLGGQRAVPQRLEDAGFEFIYTELKPALEDVLKQ, encoded by the coding sequence ATGAAGATTTTCTTAACCGGTGCCAGCGGACTGATTGGCCGTCGTCTTACTGAAACACTCGTGAGCCAGTCTCACCAGGTTACCGCACTGACGCGCGCGCCCGAGCGCACAGCAAAAATTCTTGGCCCACAGGTTCAGCTATGGGATTCGCTTGAGGGAAAAACCTCGCTTGACGGATTCGATGCGGTAATCAATCTGGCCGGCGAACCCATAGCCGACAAGCGCTGGACCAAGGAGCAAAAACAAAAACTGTGCGACAGCCGCTGGCAGCTAACAGAAAAATTGGCCCGCCTGATCAACGCCGGTGAGCGGCCTCCCGCCGTCTTCATCTCAGGCTCGGCGGTGGGTTATTATGGCGACCAGGGTCAGGCAGTGGTGGCAGAGGATGAACCGCCGAACAAGCAGTTTACCTGGCAACTCTGCGCCCGTTGGGAAGCATTGGCGCTGGCGGCAGAGAGTGACAAGACCCGCGTATGCCTACTGCGTACCGGCGTGGTGCTGGCGCCAAAAGGTGGCGCATTGGCCAAGATGACGCTGCCGTTCCGCGCGGGTCTCGGCGGCCCATTTGGCGACGGTCAACAGTATATGCCGTGGATACACATCGACGATATGGTGAACGGAATCATCTTTCTGCTCGGCCACGAAACGCTCAACGGCCCGTTCAATATGGTCGCACCCTATCCAACCCGCAACGAGCAATTCAGCGCGCTGCTGGGTGAGGTTCTGCACCGGCCTTCATTTATGCGCGTACCGGCCAGCGTGGTGAGATTATTGATGGGCGAGTCCGCCGTACTGGTACTCGGTGGGCAAAGAGCTGTTCCACAGCGGCTGGAGGATGCCGGATTTGAGTTTATCTATACGGAGCTGAAACCGGCCTTAGAGGACGTACTGAAGCAATAA
- a CDS encoding ABC transporter permease, protein MIDILHQYGLSLLYSDGYRFTGLAVTLWLLISSVVMGGLLAVLMAVGRVSPNRWVSTPIWVYTYIFRGTPLYVQLLVFYSGMYSLEIVRGTDFLNAFFRSGLNCTILALTLNTCAYTTEIFAGAIRAVPHGEIEAANAYGFSRFKLYTCIILPSALRTALPAYSNEVILMLHSTALAFTATVPDVLKVARDINSATYQPFYAFGIAAVIYLCVSFVLISLFRKAEKRWLAHVKPQSSH, encoded by the coding sequence ATGATAGATATTTTACATCAATATGGTCTGTCCCTGCTGTACAGCGACGGCTACCGTTTTACAGGCCTTGCGGTTACGTTGTGGCTGTTAATTAGCTCTGTGGTGATGGGCGGCCTGCTGGCCGTGTTGATGGCCGTAGGACGCGTCTCACCAAACCGCTGGGTAAGTACGCCTATCTGGGTTTATACATACATCTTCCGCGGTACTCCGCTGTATGTGCAGCTGCTGGTATTTTATTCAGGGATGTACAGCCTGGAGATCGTGCGCGGTACTGACTTCTTAAATGCGTTTTTCCGCAGCGGGCTGAACTGTACTATTCTTGCGCTGACGCTAAACACCTGTGCTTATACCACCGAGATTTTTGCCGGTGCTATTCGCGCGGTTCCGCACGGAGAAATCGAGGCGGCCAATGCCTACGGCTTCTCTCGCTTTAAACTTTATACCTGCATCATTTTACCTTCCGCGCTGCGTACGGCCTTGCCCGCTTACAGTAACGAAGTAATTTTAATGCTGCACTCCACCGCGCTGGCGTTTACCGCCACGGTGCCAGACGTGTTGAAAGTTGCCCGAGATATCAACTCCGCGACCTATCAACCATTCTATGCCTTTGGTATTGCAGCGGTTATTTATCTTTGCGTCTCATTTGTGTTGATTAGTTTGTTCCGCAAGGCGGAAAAACGCTGGCTGGCGCACGTTAAGCCCCAGTCTTCTCACTAA
- a CDS encoding MFS transporter, giving the protein MNINNDHWIGLPKNLLWGYVAIFLFMTGDGFELAFLSKYIVELGFSPAQATFAFTVYGLCAALAAWGSGVIAEVITPQKAMKIGFFMWVIFHVLFMIFGLTQKNYYFILLFYGIRGLAYPLFLYSFIVVIVHNVREELVGSACGWFWAAYSLGIGVIGSYLPSLIIIYIGELNVLWFSLVWVCAGGILAMFSLRDIKTSTHMLSLTNKEKFSEMSRAVTLLVSNRNICLASIVRIINTLSLYGFAIIMPLLFVGDLGFTMPDWLQIWAIFFFSTIVFNVFWGIMSQKWGIIRVIRWYGCIGCAVFSLSFYYLPMYFGDNFWIAALGATLLGASTAAFVPMTALFPALEPEHKGAAISVCNLSAGLSNFFAPAIATILLPFVGVKGVVFAYSGLYIVAFILTLYIQFTQKRYGVLRSSTQRVTS; this is encoded by the coding sequence ATGAACATTAATAATGATCACTGGATAGGACTGCCGAAAAATTTGTTATGGGGGTACGTGGCTATTTTTTTGTTTATGACAGGAGATGGTTTTGAACTGGCTTTCCTCTCTAAGTACATCGTTGAATTAGGGTTTTCACCCGCACAGGCAACCTTTGCCTTTACCGTTTACGGGCTATGCGCCGCACTTGCAGCATGGGGGTCAGGAGTAATAGCTGAGGTGATTACGCCGCAAAAGGCCATGAAAATAGGATTTTTCATGTGGGTCATTTTCCACGTTTTGTTTATGATTTTCGGACTCACGCAAAAGAACTATTATTTCATTCTTTTATTTTATGGAATACGCGGGCTGGCTTATCCATTATTTCTCTATTCATTTATCGTGGTTATAGTTCATAACGTTCGTGAGGAGTTGGTGGGTTCGGCATGTGGCTGGTTTTGGGCCGCCTATTCACTCGGCATTGGCGTGATTGGCAGTTACTTGCCAAGTTTAATTATAATTTATATTGGTGAGCTAAATGTATTGTGGTTCTCATTGGTCTGGGTTTGCGCGGGTGGAATATTGGCCATGTTCTCACTTAGGGATATTAAAACCTCCACTCACATGTTGAGTTTGACTAATAAAGAAAAGTTTAGCGAAATGAGTCGGGCGGTGACGTTATTGGTGAGTAACAGAAATATTTGCCTTGCCAGTATTGTGAGAATAATCAATACGCTGTCGCTGTATGGTTTTGCGATAATTATGCCGCTGCTTTTTGTTGGTGATTTAGGCTTTACGATGCCGGACTGGCTGCAAATCTGGGCTATCTTCTTCTTCTCGACCATTGTGTTTAACGTTTTCTGGGGGATTATGTCTCAGAAATGGGGCATCATCCGTGTTATTCGATGGTATGGCTGTATTGGCTGCGCGGTGTTTAGTTTGTCGTTCTATTACCTGCCGATGTATTTTGGCGATAATTTCTGGATAGCGGCACTCGGTGCAACGCTTCTCGGGGCATCGACGGCGGCCTTCGTGCCAATGACCGCGCTTTTCCCTGCTTTAGAGCCAGAACATAAAGGTGCGGCGATTTCTGTATGCAATCTTTCTGCGGGATTAAGCAACTTCTTTGCCCCTGCTATCGCAACCATTTTGCTGCCTTTCGTGGGAGTTAAAGGTGTGGTGTTTGCCTACAGCGGGCTCTATATCGTGGCGTTTATTCTCACACTTTATATCCAGTTCACTCAGAAGCGGTACGGCGTTCTGCGCAGCAGTACACAGAGGGTGACTTCTTAA
- a CDS encoding histidine ABC transporter permease HisQ encodes MLYGYSHVIIQGTLVTLELALSSVLLAVVIGLIGAGGKLSKSRVISGIFGAYTTLIRGVPDLVLMLLIFYGLQIALNNLTEAVGMDQIDIDPLSAGIITLGFIYGAYFTETFRGAFMAVPRGQIEAAVAYGFSGSQIFRRILFPAMMRFALPGIANNWQVILKATALVSLLGLNDVVKATQLAGKGTYQPFYFAIVAGIIYLVFTTLSNGVLVWLDRRYSLGVKRAEL; translated from the coding sequence ATGCTATATGGGTATTCCCACGTAATAATCCAGGGCACGCTGGTTACGCTGGAATTGGCACTTTCCTCGGTGCTGCTGGCGGTGGTTATTGGTTTGATTGGTGCAGGCGGTAAACTGTCAAAAAGCCGGGTTATTTCTGGTATTTTTGGCGCTTACACCACGTTGATTCGCGGTGTTCCCGACCTGGTATTAATGTTGTTAATTTTTTATGGTTTGCAGATTGCGCTAAACAATCTGACTGAAGCTGTTGGCATGGACCAGATTGATATTGATCCCCTAAGCGCCGGCATCATCACCCTGGGATTCATCTACGGTGCCTATTTTACCGAGACGTTTCGCGGCGCTTTTATGGCCGTCCCTCGCGGACAAATCGAAGCCGCGGTGGCTTATGGCTTCAGCGGGTCACAAATTTTCCGTCGTATTCTGTTTCCAGCCATGATGCGCTTTGCGCTGCCGGGAATTGCCAACAACTGGCAGGTTATTCTCAAGGCGACGGCGCTGGTTTCTCTGCTCGGCCTTAACGACGTGGTTAAAGCGACCCAACTGGCAGGCAAGGGAACTTATCAACCGTTCTACTTCGCCATCGTTGCCGGTATTATTTACCTGGTATTTACCACTTTATCCAATGGTGTTCTGGTGTGGCTCGACCGCCGCTATTCACTGGGTGTGAAGAGGGCTGAGCTATGA
- the yfcG gene encoding GSH-dependent disulfide bond oxidoreductase, with protein sequence MIDLYYAPTPNGHKITLFLEETGLPYRLHRIDIKSGDQFKPAFLAISPNNKMPAIVDSQPVDGGAPLSLFESGAILQYLAEKSGKLLSKELRERTNTLQWLFWQMAGFGPMLGQNHHFTHFAPQPVPYAIERFQQETKRLYGVLNNQLEKNVYISGEHYSIADIATYPWVVSHERQRISLADYPAVRNWFERIKNRPATLKAYALAESN encoded by the coding sequence ATGATCGACCTTTATTATGCACCAACACCTAACGGCCACAAAATTACGCTTTTCCTGGAAGAAACCGGCCTTCCCTATCGATTGCACCGCATTGATATCAAATCTGGCGATCAGTTCAAGCCCGCCTTTCTTGCCATTTCCCCCAACAATAAAATGCCTGCCATTGTCGATAGCCAACCTGTTGACGGCGGCGCACCACTCAGCCTGTTTGAGTCAGGTGCAATCTTGCAGTATTTGGCCGAGAAAAGTGGAAAATTACTCAGCAAAGAACTTCGGGAACGAACCAATACCCTGCAGTGGTTGTTCTGGCAAATGGCCGGTTTCGGCCCGATGTTGGGGCAAAATCACCACTTTACCCACTTTGCTCCGCAACCCGTGCCTTACGCCATTGAACGTTTTCAACAAGAAACCAAGCGCCTTTATGGCGTACTCAACAATCAATTAGAAAAAAACGTTTATATTTCAGGTGAGCACTACAGCATCGCGGATATCGCGACCTATCCTTGGGTGGTATCTCACGAGCGTCAACGCATCAGTCTGGCTGATTATCCGGCAGTTCGTAACTGGTTTGAACGCATTAAAAATCGTCCGGCGACCCTCAAAGCTTACGCGCTGGCCGAAAGTAATTAA
- a CDS encoding ABC transporter substrate-binding protein yields the protein MVAGASAQTLVYCSEGSPDIFNPQLYTSGTNVDASAVPIYNRLVDFKTGTTDLIPSLAESWDVSPDGKTYTFHLRKGVKFQSNKLFTPTRDFNADDVIFSFMRQKDTNNPYHNVSNGTYLNFDSLDMGHLISSIDRVDDYTVRFNLSRPEAPFVADLGWYFASILSSEYADKMLKAGTPQKVDTDPVGTGPFELVQYQKDTRILYKAFPEYWQGKSNIDRLIFSITPDASVRMAKLEKNECQVMPFPNPADLKRLGENKDITLMSKSGLNTGFLAFNTQKKPLDNVKVRQALTMAVNKASILEAVFQGTGTVAKSLLPPAVWSSEDQTMQDYPYSVEKAKALLAEAGYPNGFDIDLWAMPVQRPYNPNARRMAEMIQSDWAKIGVKAHIVSYEWAEYQTRIRNGEHQAALMGWTTANGDPDNFFGPLFTCKAAQGGSNSAKWCYPPFDKLIEQARTTTDHDKRVALYQQAQQMMHDQAPAIMIAHSTIFEPVRKEVTGYEIDPFGKHIFYQTSVKP from the coding sequence ATGGTTGCGGGCGCTTCGGCGCAGACATTGGTCTATTGCTCCGAAGGCTCGCCGGATATTTTTAATCCTCAGCTTTATACCTCTGGCACTAACGTTGATGCCAGCGCAGTGCCTATTTACAACCGTCTGGTTGATTTCAAAACCGGCACTACCGATCTTATTCCAAGCTTGGCCGAAAGCTGGGACGTCAGCCCGGACGGTAAAACCTATACCTTCCATCTGCGCAAAGGGGTTAAGTTCCAAAGCAATAAACTGTTTACCCCGACGCGCGATTTCAACGCCGATGACGTTATCTTCTCGTTTATGCGGCAGAAAGATACTAACAATCCGTACCACAATGTTTCAAACGGTACCTATTTAAACTTCGACAGTTTGGATATGGGGCACCTTATTTCAAGTATTGATCGCGTTGATGATTACACCGTGCGTTTCAATCTTTCTCGTCCCGAAGCGCCGTTTGTTGCTGACCTTGGCTGGTACTTTGCCTCGATTCTGTCCTCCGAATACGCCGATAAAATGCTGAAAGCCGGTACTCCGCAAAAGGTAGATACTGACCCAGTCGGCACAGGGCCGTTTGAACTGGTTCAATACCAGAAAGACACACGCATTCTCTATAAGGCTTTCCCTGAATATTGGCAGGGCAAGTCAAACATCGACAGACTGATTTTCAGCATTACGCCGGACGCCTCGGTGCGTATGGCCAAGCTTGAGAAAAATGAGTGTCAGGTGATGCCTTTCCCAAATCCGGCTGACCTCAAACGTCTGGGCGAAAATAAAGACATCACGCTGATGAGCAAGTCAGGGCTGAACACCGGTTTCCTGGCGTTTAATACGCAGAAAAAACCGCTGGATAATGTGAAGGTTCGTCAGGCATTGACCATGGCGGTGAACAAGGCGTCGATTCTTGAAGCGGTGTTCCAGGGAACCGGAACCGTGGCTAAGAGTCTGCTGCCACCGGCGGTGTGGAGCAGTGAAGACCAAACAATGCAGGACTATCCTTACTCGGTAGAAAAAGCAAAAGCGCTGCTGGCCGAGGCAGGGTATCCAAACGGATTTGATATCGATCTTTGGGCGATGCCGGTTCAACGTCCTTATAACCCGAATGCACGACGTATGGCGGAAATGATCCAGTCCGACTGGGCTAAAATTGGCGTGAAGGCGCACATCGTGAGTTATGAGTGGGCTGAATACCAAACGCGCATCCGTAACGGCGAGCATCAGGCAGCGCTTATGGGTTGGACCACGGCGAACGGTGACCCTGATAACTTCTTTGGCCCGCTGTTTACCTGTAAAGCGGCACAGGGCGGTTCAAACTCGGCAAAATGGTGTTACCCACCGTTTGATAAGCTGATCGAACAAGCCCGTACCACCACCGACCATGATAAACGCGTGGCGCTTTATCAGCAGGCTCAACAGATGATGCACGATCAGGCACCGGCAATCATGATTGCGCACTCCACAATTTTTGAACCGGTGCGTAAAGAAGTCACCGGCTATGAAATTGATCCCTTTGGTAAACACATTTTCTACCAAACCAGCGTGAAACCGTAA
- a CDS encoding FGGY-family carbohydrate kinase, with product MNNNNPIQSTPVVIGVDVGSGSVRAGVFDPSGTMLARAMQPITLYKGPEHYVEQSSSEIWDAVCQTVRQAVTASKVSPDRVAGIGFDATCSLVVVGDGGVPLAVGPSEDPQRNVIVWMDHRATAQAEMINATGHSVLQYVGGKISPEMETPKLLWLKENRPDVYHNAWQFFDLADFLTWKATGDLSRSVCTVTCKWTYLAHEKRWDPDYFHQIGLEELADEDFRRIGVNIVEPGMPCGQGLTAEAADRMGLPQGTPVAAGMIDAHAGGIGTVGAGSGGAARNLAYVFGTSSCTMTTTQEPAFIPGVWGPYYSAMVPGFWLNEGGQSAAGAAIAQLVSLHPAAPEATIKAKDAGVSLPTYLASLAQKKGFSATDAVQLARDIHVVPEFLGNRSPHADPHARAVIVGLGMESDINSLLCLYIAGLCGIGYGLRQIIDAQARRGVTVDNVVISGGAGRHPLVRQLIADACGYPVMTTKADEPVLLGAAILGAVAGGLSPSVSYAMDQFCVPDDQYLPEASVSELHTLRYQAYARLQNEARLIRETLQ from the coding sequence ATGAATAATAACAATCCGATCCAATCCACCCCGGTAGTTATTGGCGTTGACGTCGGCTCGGGGAGCGTTAGGGCCGGTGTGTTTGACCCCTCAGGGACAATGCTGGCTCGCGCTATGCAGCCAATTACTCTTTATAAAGGCCCTGAACACTACGTTGAGCAATCAAGTAGCGAGATATGGGACGCCGTTTGTCAAACTGTCAGGCAGGCCGTAACCGCGTCAAAGGTCTCCCCAGACCGCGTTGCCGGTATCGGTTTCGATGCCACCTGCTCTCTTGTCGTGGTCGGCGACGGCGGTGTACCCCTTGCTGTGGGGCCGTCAGAAGATCCGCAGAGAAACGTTATCGTCTGGATGGATCATCGCGCCACCGCACAGGCCGAAATGATCAATGCTACCGGACATTCCGTTCTTCAGTATGTCGGCGGGAAAATATCGCCGGAAATGGAGACGCCCAAGCTGCTCTGGCTTAAGGAGAACCGGCCGGACGTATACCATAACGCCTGGCAGTTCTTTGACCTGGCCGATTTCCTGACCTGGAAGGCAACCGGAGACCTGTCCCGGTCGGTGTGCACCGTTACCTGTAAGTGGACCTATTTGGCCCACGAGAAACGCTGGGATCCCGACTACTTTCACCAAATTGGGCTGGAAGAGTTGGCGGATGAGGACTTTCGTCGTATCGGCGTCAACATCGTTGAACCCGGCATGCCCTGCGGGCAAGGGCTAACGGCAGAGGCGGCCGATCGGATGGGGTTGCCGCAGGGTACGCCGGTGGCCGCGGGTATGATTGATGCACACGCCGGTGGCATCGGTACCGTGGGTGCCGGTAGCGGTGGCGCAGCTCGTAATCTGGCCTACGTTTTTGGCACCTCATCCTGCACCATGACCACCACGCAGGAGCCAGCATTTATTCCGGGTGTCTGGGGGCCTTATTATTCAGCAATGGTTCCTGGTTTCTGGCTGAACGAAGGGGGACAGAGCGCCGCCGGCGCTGCTATTGCTCAGCTTGTGTCCTTACATCCGGCCGCGCCAGAGGCCACTATCAAGGCTAAAGATGCAGGTGTTTCTCTTCCCACCTATCTCGCCAGTCTGGCCCAGAAAAAGGGGTTCTCTGCCACTGATGCGGTTCAGTTAGCCCGTGATATTCATGTAGTGCCTGAATTTTTGGGAAACCGCTCACCGCATGCAGATCCCCACGCCCGGGCGGTGATCGTGGGACTGGGTATGGAAAGCGATATCAACAGCCTGCTCTGCCTGTACATCGCTGGCCTCTGCGGCATTGGCTACGGGCTGCGGCAGATTATTGACGCGCAGGCCCGTAGGGGGGTTACCGTTGATAATGTGGTGATCAGCGGGGGGGCAGGACGGCACCCGTTGGTACGCCAACTGATAGCCGACGCCTGCGGGTATCCAGTCATGACGACAAAAGCTGACGAGCCGGTACTGCTGGGAGCAGCCATCCTCGGCGCCGTAGCTGGCGGGCTCTCACCGTCGGTTAGTTATGCAATGGATCAATTTTGTGTTCCAGACGATCAGTATTTACCGGAGGCTAGCGTGAGCGAGCTGCATACCCTTCGTTATCAGGCCTATGCGCGCCTCCAGAATGAAGCAAGGCTTATCCGCGAAACACTGCAGTAA